The Nocardia arthritidis genome has a window encoding:
- the lipA gene encoding lipoyl synthase, with the protein MTSASAPAGRKLLRIEARNAETPIERKPNWIRTRATMGPEYSELKGLVKREGLHTVCEEAGCPNIFECWEDREATFLIGGEQCTRRCDFCQIDTGKPAALDRDEPRRVAESVQAMGLRYSTITGVARDDLPDGGAWLYAETVRAIKKLNPNTGVELLIPDFNADPAQLAEVFDARPEVLAHNLETVPRIFKRIRPAFRYERSLSVLTAARAAGLVTKSNLILGMGETPDEVTQAMRDLHEAGCDILTITQYLRPSPRHHPVDRWVKPEEFVAHSKVAEEIGFAGVMAGPLVRSSYRAGRLYAQAMRHHGREIPETMAHLAEEGTAAQEASAVLARFGN; encoded by the coding sequence GTGACCTCAGCTTCAGCACCGGCAGGACGCAAGCTTCTGCGTATCGAGGCGCGCAACGCGGAGACCCCGATCGAGCGCAAACCCAACTGGATTCGCACCCGCGCGACCATGGGACCCGAGTACTCCGAACTCAAGGGCCTGGTCAAACGCGAGGGCCTGCACACGGTGTGCGAGGAGGCGGGCTGTCCCAACATCTTCGAATGCTGGGAGGACCGCGAGGCGACCTTCCTGATCGGCGGCGAGCAGTGCACGCGGCGCTGCGACTTCTGCCAGATCGATACCGGTAAACCCGCCGCGCTGGATCGCGACGAGCCGCGCCGGGTCGCCGAGAGCGTGCAGGCGATGGGCCTGCGCTACTCCACCATCACCGGCGTCGCCCGCGACGATCTCCCCGACGGCGGCGCCTGGCTGTACGCCGAAACCGTGCGCGCCATCAAGAAACTCAACCCGAACACCGGCGTCGAACTGCTCATCCCGGATTTCAACGCCGATCCCGCGCAGTTGGCCGAGGTGTTCGACGCGCGTCCGGAAGTGTTGGCGCACAATCTGGAAACGGTGCCGCGCATCTTCAAGCGGATCCGGCCCGCCTTCCGCTACGAGCGTTCGCTGTCGGTGCTCACCGCGGCGCGCGCGGCCGGACTGGTGACCAAGTCCAATCTGATCCTCGGCATGGGCGAGACCCCCGACGAGGTGACCCAGGCGATGCGCGACCTGCACGAGGCGGGCTGCGACATCCTCACCATCACCCAGTACCTGCGGCCGTCGCCGCGGCACCATCCGGTGGACCGCTGGGTGAAGCCGGAGGAATTCGTCGCGCATTCGAAGGTGGCCGAGGAGATCGGTTTCGCCGGTGTGATGGCCGGGCCGCTGGTCCGTTCGTCGTATCGCGCCGGACGCCTCTACGCGCAGGCGATGCGCCATCACGGCCGCGAAATCCCGGAAACCATGGCGCATCTCGCCGAGGAGGGCACCGCGGCGCAGGAAGCCAGCGCGGTACTCGCCCGCTTCGGCAACTGA
- a CDS encoding GNAT family N-acetyltransferase, giving the protein MVVSDGVVTLRPIVIADAEAHLAGEDDELAHWLNGGRGTLESVVAHFDRCELRWRNNGASRTFAIVDAVSGTLAGTIDAHTRQPYLAVGQANLAYGVYPDWRKRGYATRAVELVCRYLAESELAKCAVIRVDPENIASASVARRAGFAFSHTTEDDDGRVDWYLRAV; this is encoded by the coding sequence GTGGTTGTGTCGGACGGGGTTGTCACGCTACGGCCCATCGTGATCGCGGACGCCGAGGCGCATCTCGCCGGTGAGGACGACGAGTTGGCGCACTGGCTCAACGGCGGCCGGGGCACGCTGGAATCCGTTGTGGCGCACTTCGATCGATGTGAGCTACGGTGGCGCAACAATGGGGCCAGCCGCACCTTCGCGATCGTCGACGCGGTGAGCGGCACGCTCGCGGGCACCATCGACGCCCACACCAGGCAGCCGTATCTCGCTGTCGGACAAGCGAATCTGGCGTACGGCGTGTACCCCGACTGGCGTAAGCGGGGGTATGCCACCCGTGCCGTCGAACTCGTCTGCCGCTACCTGGCCGAATCGGAACTCGCGAAATGCGCGGTGATCCGGGTGGATCCGGAGAATATCGCATCGGCGAGCGTGGCCCGCCGCGCCGGATTCGCCTTCAGCCACACCACCGAGGACGACGACGGCCGCGTCGACTGGTATCTGCGCGCGGTGTGA
- the glnA gene encoding type I glutamate--ammonia ligase — translation MTFSTADEVIKYIKEEEVEYVDIRFSDLPGVQQHFSIPAKAFTADLAEEGLAFDGSSVRGFQSIDESDMLLLPDYGTARIDPFRAAKTLNLNFFVHDPFTREAYSRDPRNVARKAEEYLKSTGIADTAYFGPEAEFYIFDSIRYDSAMNGAFYEIESISGSWNTGAEFNPDGTLNRGYKVRNKGGYFPVAPYDHYVDLRDKISTNLQNAGFELERGHHEVGTAGQAEINYRFNTLLSAADDLQLFKYIVKNTAWAEGKTVTFMPKPLFGDNGSGMHVHQSLWKDGKPLFHDEAGYGGLSDLARWYIGGILHHAPSLLAFTNPTVNSYHRLVPGYEAPINLVYSQRNRSAAVRIPVTGNNPKAKRIEFRAPDSSGNPYLAFAAMMMAGLDGIKKKIEPAAPVDKDLYELPPEEAKNIPQAPTSLSSVIDRLEQDHDYLTEGGVFTDDLIETWIQLKRDNEIAPVNLRPHPYEFELYFDV, via the coding sequence GTGACGTTCAGCACGGCCGACGAGGTCATCAAATACATCAAAGAAGAGGAGGTCGAATACGTCGACATCCGCTTCAGCGATCTTCCGGGTGTGCAGCAGCACTTCTCGATCCCGGCCAAGGCGTTCACCGCTGACCTCGCCGAAGAAGGACTAGCCTTCGACGGCTCCTCCGTTCGTGGTTTCCAGTCCATCGACGAGTCGGACATGCTGCTGCTGCCCGACTACGGCACCGCCCGCATCGACCCGTTCCGCGCGGCGAAGACGCTGAACCTCAACTTCTTCGTACACGATCCGTTCACTCGCGAGGCCTACAGCCGCGACCCGCGTAACGTCGCGCGCAAGGCGGAGGAGTACCTGAAGAGCACCGGCATCGCCGACACCGCGTACTTCGGGCCCGAGGCGGAGTTCTACATCTTCGACTCGATCCGCTACGACTCGGCCATGAACGGCGCCTTCTACGAGATCGAATCGATCTCCGGCTCCTGGAACACCGGCGCCGAATTCAACCCGGACGGCACGCTGAACCGCGGCTACAAGGTTCGTAACAAGGGCGGCTACTTCCCGGTCGCGCCGTACGACCACTATGTCGACCTGCGCGACAAGATCTCCACCAACCTGCAGAACGCCGGTTTCGAACTGGAGCGCGGCCACCACGAGGTCGGCACCGCGGGCCAGGCCGAGATCAACTACCGGTTCAACACCCTGCTCTCCGCCGCCGACGACCTGCAGCTGTTCAAGTACATCGTCAAGAACACCGCGTGGGCCGAGGGCAAGACCGTCACCTTCATGCCGAAGCCGCTGTTCGGTGACAACGGCTCGGGTATGCACGTGCACCAGTCGCTGTGGAAGGACGGCAAGCCGCTGTTCCACGACGAGGCCGGCTACGGCGGTCTTTCGGATCTGGCGCGCTGGTACATCGGCGGCATCTTGCATCACGCGCCGTCGCTGCTGGCGTTCACCAACCCGACCGTGAACTCCTACCACCGCCTGGTTCCCGGCTACGAGGCCCCGATCAACCTGGTGTACTCGCAGCGCAACCGCTCCGCGGCCGTGCGCATCCCGGTCACCGGCAACAACCCGAAGGCCAAGCGCATCGAGTTCCGCGCGCCGGACTCCTCGGGCAACCCGTACCTGGCGTTCGCCGCCATGATGATGGCGGGCCTGGACGGCATCAAGAAGAAGATCGAGCCGGCCGCCCCGGTCGACAAGGACCTCTACGAGCTGCCGCCCGAGGAGGCCAAGAACATCCCGCAGGCGCCCACCAGCCTGTCGTCCGTCATCGACCGGCTCGAGCAGGACCACGACTACCTCACCGAGGGTGGCGTCTTCACCGACGACCTGATCGAAACCTGGATCCAGCTCAAGCGCGACAACGAGATCGCCCCGGTGAACCTCCGTCCGCACCCGTACGAGTTCGAACTCTACTTCGACGTGTAA
- the lipB gene encoding lipoyl(octanoyl) transferase LipB, whose protein sequence is MNDSRTTWSARFDSTPVVVEDLGLIDYHAAWDLQREIAGQRADGLGNDHLLLLEHPSVYTAGRRTEAEDMPIDGSPVIQVDRGGKITWHGPGQLVGYPIVRLAEPVDVVNYVRRLEEALITVCTEMGVVCGRVEGRSGVWLPATELYSERKIAAIGVRVQRGVALHGISLNCNSAMDGFQAIVPCGIRDAGVTTLSRELGREVTVAEVKRPVAAAIVRALEGELPVTAHDISHVTPARTR, encoded by the coding sequence GTGAACGACTCGCGCACCACCTGGTCCGCTCGCTTCGACAGCACACCCGTCGTGGTCGAGGATCTCGGACTGATCGACTATCACGCCGCATGGGACCTGCAGCGCGAGATCGCCGGACAGCGGGCCGACGGGCTGGGCAACGATCATCTGCTGCTGCTCGAGCACCCGAGCGTCTACACCGCGGGCAGGCGCACCGAGGCGGAGGACATGCCGATCGACGGCAGCCCGGTCATCCAGGTCGACCGCGGCGGCAAGATCACCTGGCACGGGCCCGGGCAGCTGGTCGGCTATCCGATCGTGCGCCTGGCCGAACCCGTCGACGTGGTGAATTACGTGCGCAGGCTCGAGGAGGCGCTGATCACCGTCTGCACCGAGATGGGCGTGGTCTGCGGCCGGGTCGAGGGCCGGTCCGGCGTGTGGCTGCCGGCCACCGAGCTCTACTCCGAGCGCAAGATCGCCGCCATCGGCGTGCGGGTGCAGCGCGGCGTCGCCCTGCACGGCATCTCGCTGAACTGCAATTCCGCGATGGACGGCTTCCAGGCGATCGTGCCGTGCGGTATCCGCGACGCCGGTGTCACCACGCTGTCGCGCGAACTCGGCCGCGAGGTGACGGTGGCCGAGGTGAAGCGGCCGGTGGCCGCCGCGATCGTCCGCGCGCTGGAGGGCGAACTTCCGGTTACCGCACACGATATCTCGCACGTCACACCGGCGAGGACGCGCTGA
- a CDS encoding oxidoreductase, translating into MPDWTEANIPDQRDRIAVITGANTGLGFETARALAEHGATVVLACRNPDKAERAAQRIAETAHATVDTVRLDLASLASIGQAAKEIRARYGRIDLLINNAGVTGRTGVTDDGFEIQFGTNHLGHFALTGLLLERLVDTPGARIVTVSSIGHRFGRIDAANPAVVRGSPYATSKLANLLFAYELGRRLAGTGAISLAAHPGGASTEVFRYSSPLFRLPNLAIARVLGRTSAMGALPTLRAATDPAARSGEYYGPAGLFEIRGYPVPVRSSAGSHDRARQARLWEVSERLTGVRYPL; encoded by the coding sequence ATGCCCGACTGGACCGAAGCGAATATCCCCGACCAACGCGACCGCATCGCGGTGATCACCGGGGCCAACACCGGCCTCGGCTTCGAAACCGCCCGCGCGCTGGCCGAGCACGGGGCGACAGTGGTGCTCGCCTGCCGGAATCCGGACAAAGCCGAACGCGCCGCCCAGCGGATCGCCGAAACAGCGCACGCCACCGTCGACACGGTGCGGCTGGACCTCGCATCGCTCGCATCGATCGGCCAGGCCGCCAAGGAGATTCGGGCCAGGTACGGCCGAATCGATCTGCTGATCAACAACGCGGGTGTTACCGGCCGCACTGGGGTTACCGACGATGGTTTCGAAATCCAGTTCGGCACAAATCATCTGGGCCACTTCGCGCTCACCGGGCTGCTGCTGGAGCGACTGGTCGATACGCCGGGCGCCCGAATCGTCACGGTGAGCAGCATCGGCCATCGGTTCGGACGAATCGACGCCGCGAACCCGGCCGTCGTACGTGGCAGCCCCTATGCCACATCGAAACTCGCGAATCTGCTGTTCGCCTACGAACTCGGCCGGAGGCTCGCAGGCACCGGCGCGATATCACTGGCCGCACATCCCGGCGGCGCGAGCACGGAGGTCTTCCGATATTCGTCACCACTGTTTCGCCTGCCCAATCTGGCCATCGCCCGCGTGCTCGGCCGCACGTCCGCCATGGGTGCGCTGCCCACTCTCCGGGCCGCCACCGACCCCGCCGCGCGTAGCGGCGAATATTACGGTCCGGCAGGGCTTTTCGAGATCCGCGGCTACCCGGTGCCGGTTCGGTCCAGCGCCGGATCGCACGACCGGGCGCGCCAGGCTCGGCTGTGGGAGGTGTCGGAGCGGCTGACCGGGGTGCGTTATCCGCTCTGA
- a CDS encoding TetR/AcrR family transcriptional regulator produces MTGQPRRADALRNRDAIVAAARDLVVTRGPGIGMDEIASSAGVAVGTLYRHFPAKQDLIAAVVADLDASISVTLRQASARVERGETTALDELVALLRRVVLEPRHERLLRHAVTDIAADAVRDLRDRARISVADLVAAAHRSGALYPDITVDDITLLLTTSPDADAPEPDQIRWLTLARRALGPV; encoded by the coding sequence ATGACCGGACAACCCCGACGGGCCGATGCCCTACGTAATCGCGATGCCATCGTCGCCGCGGCGCGCGACCTGGTCGTCACGCGCGGGCCAGGCATCGGAATGGATGAAATCGCCTCGTCCGCAGGGGTTGCCGTCGGCACGCTGTACCGCCACTTCCCGGCCAAACAGGACCTGATCGCGGCGGTCGTCGCCGACCTCGACGCGTCTATCAGTGTCACGCTCCGGCAAGCGTCGGCGCGGGTCGAGCGTGGCGAAACCACCGCGCTCGACGAACTTGTCGCTCTGCTGCGCCGCGTGGTCCTGGAACCGCGGCACGAGCGCCTGCTCCGGCATGCGGTCACCGATATCGCCGCCGACGCCGTGCGTGATCTGCGCGACCGCGCCCGCATCTCGGTCGCCGACCTCGTTGCGGCCGCCCACCGATCGGGCGCGCTCTATCCCGACATCACCGTCGACGACATCACCCTCCTGCTGACCACCTCCCCGGATGCCGACGCACCGGAGCCGGACCAGATCCGCTGGCTCACCCTGGCTCGCCGCGCACTCGGTCCCGTCTGA
- a CDS encoding elongation factor G-like protein EF-G2, producing MVEKTSAPAEVNGKAMAAERPEAIRNVVLVGPSGSGKTTLVEALALTTGALNRAGRVEDGTSLSDYDEIEHRQHRSVQLSVVPLLWDGIKINLLDTPGYADFVGELRAGLRAADAALFVVNAAEATETVGGATHVLWQECANLGMPRAIVLTHLDTAQDEFEQVVQTCRTILGADSPESMLPLHLPIYEGKSRTVTGLIDLLGQRTVDYSSGERKLIDGIDADGARDRLIEGIIAESEDETLMERYLGGDEIDTATLISDLERAVARGSFHPLLIAAPAPEGARHGLGTVELLELIVGGFPTPTEHPAPSAHTIDGGATTPLTCDPAGPLAAEVIRTMSDPYVGRVSLVRVFSGTLHPDETVHVCGHGTDRPEADHDIDERVGAVSAPFGKQQRPLGQAIAGDIAYVTKLGHAETGDTVSAKATPLLIEPWTMPDPLLPVAVHAHSKADEDKLSQSLTRLVAEDPTIRLEQNSQTHQIVLWCLGEAHRDVALERLRTRYGVQVDLVEHRVALRETFAGKATGRGRHVKQSGGHGQYAICEIEVEPLPGGSGIEFVDKVVGGAVPRQFIPSVEKGVRAQAARGLVAGNPLVDIRITLYDGKAHSVDSSDAAFQMAGALALREAAAATRISLLEPIAEVSVEVSDDYLGPVMSDLSGRRGRVVGTEPSGTGRTTVRAEVPELELARYAIDLRSLSHGTGRFTRAYLRHESMPPQLAETLREQTKANT from the coding sequence ATGGTCGAGAAGACGAGTGCACCCGCAGAGGTGAACGGCAAGGCGATGGCGGCGGAGCGGCCGGAGGCCATCCGCAATGTTGTCCTGGTCGGCCCGAGCGGATCCGGTAAGACGACGCTGGTCGAGGCGCTTGCGCTGACCACGGGCGCGCTGAACAGGGCGGGCCGCGTCGAGGACGGCACATCGCTGTCCGACTACGACGAGATCGAGCACCGCCAGCATCGCTCGGTGCAGCTCTCGGTGGTCCCGCTGCTGTGGGACGGCATCAAGATCAACCTCTTGGATACCCCCGGCTACGCCGATTTCGTCGGCGAACTGCGGGCCGGACTGCGCGCGGCGGATGCGGCGCTGTTCGTGGTGAACGCCGCCGAGGCCACCGAAACCGTCGGCGGCGCAACGCATGTGCTGTGGCAGGAGTGCGCGAACCTCGGTATGCCGCGGGCGATCGTGCTCACCCACCTCGACACCGCGCAGGACGAATTCGAACAGGTCGTGCAGACCTGCCGCACCATACTCGGCGCCGATTCCCCGGAAAGTATGCTGCCGCTGCATCTTCCGATTTACGAGGGGAAGAGCCGCACCGTCACCGGGCTGATCGATCTGCTCGGGCAACGGACCGTCGACTACTCCTCCGGCGAACGCAAACTCATCGACGGCATCGACGCCGACGGCGCGCGCGACCGCCTCATCGAGGGCATCATCGCCGAGAGCGAGGACGAGACGCTCATGGAGCGCTATCTCGGTGGCGACGAAATCGACACGGCCACATTGATTTCCGATCTGGAGCGGGCCGTCGCCCGAGGCAGCTTCCACCCGCTGCTCATCGCGGCGCCCGCGCCGGAGGGCGCGCGACACGGCCTCGGCACGGTCGAACTGCTGGAGCTGATCGTCGGCGGATTCCCAACGCCCACCGAACATCCCGCGCCGTCGGCGCACACCATCGACGGCGGCGCGACCACCCCCCTTACCTGCGATCCGGCCGGACCCCTTGCGGCGGAGGTGATCCGGACCATGTCGGATCCGTACGTCGGCAGAGTGTCGTTGGTCCGTGTCTTCTCCGGCACGCTGCACCCCGACGAGACGGTGCATGTGTGCGGACACGGCACGGACCGTCCGGAGGCCGATCACGATATCGACGAGCGCGTCGGCGCGGTGAGCGCGCCGTTCGGCAAGCAGCAGCGGCCGCTCGGCCAGGCCATCGCGGGCGATATCGCCTACGTCACCAAACTCGGGCACGCGGAGACCGGTGACACCGTCTCCGCGAAGGCGACCCCGCTGCTGATCGAGCCGTGGACCATGCCGGATCCGCTGCTGCCGGTCGCGGTGCACGCGCACAGCAAGGCCGATGAGGACAAGCTGTCCCAGAGCCTGACCAGGCTCGTCGCCGAGGATCCGACCATACGTCTGGAGCAGAACAGCCAAACCCATCAGATCGTGCTGTGGTGCCTCGGCGAGGCGCATCGCGACGTCGCGCTGGAGCGGCTGCGCACCCGCTACGGGGTGCAGGTGGACCTGGTGGAACATCGGGTGGCGCTGCGGGAGACGTTCGCGGGCAAGGCCACCGGGCGCGGACGGCACGTCAAACAGTCCGGCGGGCACGGGCAGTACGCGATCTGCGAGATCGAGGTGGAGCCGCTGCCCGGCGGATCCGGTATCGAATTCGTGGACAAGGTGGTCGGCGGCGCGGTGCCCCGGCAGTTCATACCGTCGGTGGAGAAGGGTGTGCGGGCACAGGCGGCGCGCGGGCTGGTCGCCGGAAATCCGTTGGTGGACATCAGGATAACGCTCTACGACGGGAAGGCGCATTCGGTCGACTCCTCCGACGCGGCCTTCCAGATGGCGGGTGCGCTCGCACTGCGCGAGGCCGCCGCCGCCACCCGGATCAGCCTGCTGGAGCCGATAGCCGAGGTGAGCGTCGAGGTTTCGGACGACTATCTCGGCCCGGTGATGAGCGATCTGTCCGGGCGCCGCGGCCGCGTCGTCGGCACCGAACCGTCCGGGACCGGCCGCACCACGGTCCGCGCCGAGGTGCCCGAACTCGAACTCGCCCGCTACGCAATAGATCTGCGCTCGCTCTCGCACGGCACCGGCCGCTTCACCCGCGCCTATCTGCGGCACGAATCGATGCCGCCCCAGCTGGCCGAGACGCTGCGCGAACAGACCAAAGCCAACACCTGA
- a CDS encoding DUF7691 family protein encodes MFGPLDGLLRERGSALTGRDVLRQLLCGEAQQVDLGACYGYALHLLCEYGGCALSGWAVRAGWSDAVRDGLAAVGVDFDPMLLVGSGAPVELPPYDGPPRIGSLTRGEISALSNEFAGLRSARLRDRQIAEAVDELLDWLQICLDRDLDLMCFLL; translated from the coding sequence TTGTTCGGTCCGCTGGACGGGTTGCTGCGCGAACGTGGTTCGGCGCTGACCGGGCGGGATGTGTTGCGGCAGTTGCTCTGTGGTGAAGCGCAGCAGGTCGATCTCGGGGCGTGCTACGGATATGCGCTGCATCTGCTGTGTGAGTACGGCGGGTGCGCGCTGTCCGGTTGGGCGGTGCGGGCGGGCTGGTCGGATGCGGTGCGGGACGGATTGGCCGCTGTGGGGGTGGATTTCGATCCGATGCTTTTGGTCGGCTCGGGTGCTCCGGTCGAATTGCCGCCCTACGATGGGCCGCCCCGGATCGGATCGCTTACTCGCGGCGAAATCTCCGCGTTATCAAACGAATTCGCTGGTTTGCGGTCGGCGCGCCTGCGCGACCGGCAGATTGCCGAAGCGGTGGACGAACTGCTCGACTGGTTGCAGATCTGCCTCGACCGGGATCTCGATCTGATGTGCTTTCTACTGTAG
- a CDS encoding purine nucleoside permease, which produces MVARAFAGVAAVVLLGLGAGGCSAHSGDDRIPVRAMVITMFDPEAKPWVERQQWTHEVRVAGVRTPVRCNDSGLCLMVTDMGKVNAGLSTEAVLASPKLNLDKAYFITAGVAGTPPAAGTLGFGAWARWVVDVDLGHHVLVQDDPSIPNGYLPHAKPSTQVYELNGALVDAVYRNTKDVALAESQEATVARAAYPGLTEMKPYVAQCDTATGDNFYSGAQSSAQAAYIVELHTGGKGKYCTTQMEDNATAAALARAGKLDRYVNLRTASNFDQPPPGRTVAQAMADVESGGFSPGFPLAIENAYRLGLAAADYLTKHPDLN; this is translated from the coding sequence ATGGTGGCCAGGGCGTTCGCGGGGGTGGCGGCGGTGGTGCTGCTGGGCCTCGGGGCGGGCGGGTGTTCCGCGCATTCCGGTGACGATCGGATCCCGGTGCGGGCGATGGTCATCACCATGTTCGATCCGGAGGCGAAGCCGTGGGTGGAGCGGCAGCAGTGGACGCACGAGGTGCGGGTGGCGGGGGTGCGGACGCCGGTGCGCTGCAACGATTCCGGCCTGTGCCTGATGGTCACCGATATGGGCAAGGTGAATGCCGGGTTGTCGACCGAGGCCGTGCTCGCGAGCCCGAAGCTGAACCTCGACAAGGCGTACTTCATCACCGCGGGCGTCGCGGGCACCCCGCCGGCGGCGGGCACGCTCGGCTTCGGCGCCTGGGCGCGCTGGGTGGTGGATGTCGATCTCGGGCACCACGTGCTGGTGCAGGACGATCCGAGCATTCCGAACGGGTATCTCCCGCACGCCAAACCGAGCACCCAGGTCTACGAGTTGAACGGCGCGCTGGTCGACGCGGTGTACCGCAACACCAAGGATGTCGCACTGGCCGAAAGCCAGGAAGCCACCGTGGCGCGGGCCGCGTACCCGGGCCTCACCGAGATGAAACCCTATGTCGCGCAATGTGATACGGCGACCGGTGACAACTTCTACTCCGGCGCGCAGTCCTCGGCGCAGGCCGCCTACATCGTCGAGCTGCACACCGGCGGCAAGGGCAAGTACTGCACCACCCAGATGGAGGACAACGCCACGGCCGCCGCGCTGGCCCGCGCGGGCAAACTGGACCGGTACGTGAACCTGCGCACCGCAAGCAATTTCGACCAGCCCCCGCCGGGACGCACGGTGGCTCAGGCGATGGCCGATGTCGAATCCGGCGGCTTCTCACCGGGTTTCCCGCTGGCCATCGAGAACGCCTACCGGCTCGGCCTGGCGGCGGCGGACTACCTGACCAAACACCCGGACCTCAACTGA
- a CDS encoding GNAT family N-acetyltransferase, with product MKVRDATTADLPAILAIHNANIATSAAIWDIEQVGIADREAWFANRTAAGQPVLVTEIDGELAGYASYGPWRPKVGYRYTVENSVYVDERFQRRGVATLLLTELLDRARRAGDVHAVIAGIESTNSASIALHERFGFVTVGRFPEVGRKFDRWLDLTLMQLTIPVDVR from the coding sequence ATGAAAGTGCGCGACGCGACAACCGCCGACCTACCGGCGATTCTCGCGATCCACAACGCGAATATCGCCACCTCGGCGGCGATTTGGGATATCGAGCAGGTCGGCATCGCCGACCGGGAGGCCTGGTTCGCGAACCGGACCGCGGCGGGGCAGCCGGTGCTCGTCACCGAAATCGACGGCGAGTTGGCGGGTTACGCGAGTTACGGTCCGTGGCGGCCGAAGGTCGGCTACCGGTACACGGTGGAGAATTCGGTATATGTCGACGAGCGGTTCCAGCGGCGCGGGGTGGCGACGCTGCTGCTCACCGAATTGCTCGACCGGGCGCGCCGAGCCGGTGACGTGCACGCGGTGATCGCCGGGATCGAGTCGACCAACAGCGCGTCGATCGCGCTGCACGAGCGTTTCGGCTTCGTCACCGTCGGCCGCTTCCCGGAGGTGGGCCGCAAGTTCGACCGCTGGCTGGATCTGACGCTGATGCAACTGACCATTCCGGTCGACGTCCGATAA
- a CDS encoding ArsR/SmtB family transcription factor, with protein MKRVVLTSEDLLRVRIGAPLGALGETLLASRMLRRARPAIFDGWRSTVLREIPCDFGMLADLVPNIYDFVDLITPTRGARSLPEGLEALRLVSREELRREIGCTVRRLAESGDRPLPGWTAKLPDADGTALRELATAVEAFHDVAFGGRWAHVQSYLESAADRMARVMATEGVYGLFAALRPHVRWRTPVLEVMRLRGRHDVRLNGRGLVVVPSIFVWPEPLLLSSCIETGGPYTLIVPVLRDIGDLATAWGPRPPNEALTALLGRTRAAALQAIADGCTTTQLAGQLAISPATASEHASILRDAGLIESTRHRNSVRHQLTTLGAALLDGDLETGVRIA; from the coding sequence ATGAAGCGGGTGGTGCTGACCTCGGAGGATCTGCTGCGGGTGCGCATCGGCGCGCCGCTCGGTGCGCTCGGCGAAACCCTGCTCGCGTCGCGGATGCTGCGGCGGGCCCGCCCGGCCATATTCGACGGGTGGCGCAGCACGGTGCTGCGCGAGATCCCCTGCGACTTCGGGATGCTCGCCGATCTGGTGCCGAATATCTACGACTTCGTCGATTTGATCACCCCGACCCGCGGCGCGCGCTCACTGCCGGAGGGGCTGGAGGCGCTGCGGCTGGTGTCCAGGGAGGAGCTGCGGCGCGAAATCGGTTGCACGGTACGGCGTTTGGCCGAATCCGGAGACAGGCCGCTGCCCGGCTGGACCGCCAAGCTGCCGGATGCCGACGGTACCGCGCTGCGCGAGCTCGCGACCGCGGTGGAGGCGTTCCACGACGTGGCGTTCGGCGGGCGCTGGGCACACGTGCAGTCGTATCTGGAGTCGGCGGCGGACCGGATGGCCCGCGTCATGGCGACCGAAGGTGTGTACGGGCTGTTCGCCGCGCTGCGGCCGCATGTGCGATGGCGTACGCCGGTGCTGGAGGTGATGCGGCTGCGCGGCCGCCACGACGTACGGCTGAATGGACGCGGATTGGTCGTCGTCCCTTCGATTTTCGTCTGGCCCGAGCCGCTGCTGCTGAGTTCGTGCATCGAAACCGGCGGGCCGTACACGCTGATCGTTCCGGTGCTGCGCGATATCGGCGATCTCGCGACCGCATGGGGTCCGCGGCCGCCCAACGAGGCGCTCACCGCGCTGCTCGGCCGCACCCGCGCCGCCGCGCTCCAGGCCATCGCCGACGGCTGCACCACCACGCAATTGGCCGGGCAGCTGGCGATCTCACCGGCGACCGCCAGCGAGCATGCCTCGATCCTGCGCGATGCGGGCTTGATCGAGAGCACGCGGCACCGCAATTCGGTGCGGCACCAGCTCACCACCCTCGGCGCCGCACTCCTCGACGGCGATCTCGAAACCGGAGTGCGGATCGCTTGA